From the Streptomyces sp. NBC_01216 genome, the window GCCCCGCGCAACCGCTGAACACGCCGACGACGTCGACGGCGACGTCGAAGCACCGAGAGAGCCGCACCACGATGACTTCCACGTACTCCGCCCTCCAGGCGCAGCTGGCCGCGCTCACCACCGAGGCGTTCCGCCCCGAGCTGGCCGAGATAGACCGGCTGCCCACCGCCGAGATCGCCGCCCTGATGAACGGCGAGGACAGCGCCGTGCCCGTCGCGGTCGGCGCCCGGCTGCCGCAGATCGCCGCCGCGATCGACGCCACCGCAGCCCGGATGGCGCGCGGCGGGCGGCTCGTCTACGCCGGCGCCGGCACCGCGGGCCGGCTCGGGGTCCTCGACGCGAGCGAGTGCCCGCCCACCTTCAACACCGACCCCGCGCAGGTCGTCGGCCTGATCGCGGGCGGCCCGCCGGCCATGGTGCGGGCGGTCGAGGGCGCGGAGGACTCCCGGGAACTCGCCGCCACGGACCTCACCGCTCTCGGCCTGACCGGGCTCGACACGGTGGTGGGCGTCTCCGCCTCCGGCCGCACCCCGTACGCCGTCGGCGCCGTGGAGCACGCCCGCCGGACGGGGGCCCTCACGATCGGCCTCTCCTGCAACGAGGGCAGCGAGCTCGCCGACGCCGCCGAACACGGCATCGAGATCGTCACCG encodes:
- the murQ gene encoding N-acetylmuramic acid 6-phosphate etherase, with the translated sequence MTSTYSALQAQLAALTTEAFRPELAEIDRLPTAEIAALMNGEDSAVPVAVGARLPQIAAAIDATAARMARGGRLVYAGAGTAGRLGVLDASECPPTFNTDPAQVVGLIAGGPPAMVRAVEGAEDSRELAATDLTALGLTGLDTVVGVSASGRTPYAVGAVEHARRTGALTIGLSCNEGSELADAAEHGIEIVTGPELLTGSTRLKAGTAQKLVLNMISTITMIRLGKTYGNLMVDVRASNEKLQARSRRIVSLATGAPDGRIEGALAAADGEVKTAILMILADIDARAAGRRLTDSGGHLRAALNADDTS